A window from Seriola aureovittata isolate HTS-2021-v1 ecotype China chromosome 14, ASM2101889v1, whole genome shotgun sequence encodes these proteins:
- the LOC130181069 gene encoding elongation of very long chain fatty acids protein 6-like isoform X2, with the protein MQANWSKSFVFSALYAALVFGGQHYMKPRPKMNLRRPLVLWSLSLALFSIVGAVRTGSYMIHILSSSGFRQSICDQSFYSGPVSKFWAYAFVLSKAPELGDTAFVVLRKQKLLFLHWYHHITVLLYSWYSYKDMVAGGGWFMTMNYAVHALMYSYYALRAAGLRVPRPFAVLITSAQISQMAMGLTVSGLVYRWMQAGDCPSHIDNIAWAALMYLSYLLLFSNFFYQTYLRRRGAEAKTSKTD; encoded by the exons GAGTAAGTCGTTTGTGTTCAGCGCTCTCTATGCCGCCCTGGTGTTCGGAGGTCAGCACTACATGAAGCCTCGACCCAAGATGAACCTGCGGCGGCCGCTCGTCCTCTGGTCGCTGAGCCTCGCTCTCTTCAG TATCGTGGGTGCGGTCCGGACCGGATCCTACATGATCCACATCCTGAGCAGCAGCGGCTTCAGACAGTCCATCTGTGACCAGAGCTTCTACAGCGGCCCGGTCAGCAAGTTCTGGGCCTACGCCTTCGTCCTGAGCAAAGCTCCAGAACTgg GCGACACGGCGTTCGTCGTGCTGAGGAAGCAGAAGCTGCTGTTCCTGCACTGGTACCACCACATCACCGTGCTGCTGTACTCCTGGTACTCCTACAAAGACATGGTGGCCGGCGGCGGCTGGTTCATGACCATGAACTACGCCGTGCACGCACTCATGTACAGCTACTACGCTCTGCGCGCCGCCGGCCTGCGCGTGCCCCGCCCCTTCGCCGTGCTCATCACCAGCGCTCAGATCTCCCAGATGGCCATGGGGCTGACGGTGAGCGGGCTGGTGTACCGCTGGATGCAGGCGGGGGACTGCCCCTCCCACATCGACAACATCGCCTGGGCGGCGCTCATGTACCTCAGCTACCTGCTGCTCTTCTCCAACTTCTTCTACCAAACCTACCTGAGGCGCCGCGGCGCCGAGGCCAAGACCAGCAAGACGGACTAG